One genomic window of Equus caballus isolate H_3958 breed thoroughbred chromosome 6, TB-T2T, whole genome shotgun sequence includes the following:
- the BCL2L14 gene encoding apoptosis facilitator Bcl-2-like protein 14 isoform X2, whose amino-acid sequence MDSNTKKTDKPAMCTTSACDLEEIPLDDDDPNSIEFKILAFYVKQHVFKNTSTVISPKPLRTRSLSQKVVASCSENDSWTQVPWPCRNSKSSEKTINLAKKKSSWRTLFGVIEKGEDAQSSPTEVYAQGRGVAEYQGPRSRQSSRSLSNVEQSSENEAVDPKVVSIANRVAEIVYSWPPPEEPRKNGRRAKLDGSIKLGYPPQPECSQSTAASAKKDEEDQNIAKIVELLKYSGDQLQRELEREKGLMNSFQDGLAYSDFKTITDQFLRGVDTRGESEVKAQSFKAALAIDVMAKLTAIDNHPMNRVLGFGTKYLKENFSPWVQQHGGWEKVFGISHEELD is encoded by the exons GCCCGCCATGTGCACCACCAGTGCATGTGACCTGGAGGAGATCCCCCTGGATGATGATGACCCAAACAGCATAGAATTCAAAATCTTGGCGTTCTATGTCAAACAACATGTCTTCAAGAACACCTCTACTGTCATCTCACCAAAGCCGCTGAGAACAAGAAGTTTGTCCCAGAAAGTAGTGGCGAGTTGTTCAGAAAACGATTCATGGACACAGGTGCCGTGGCCTTGCAGAAATTCCAAATCCAGTGAGAAGACTATAAACCTTGCCAAGAAAAAGTCTTCTTGGAGAACACTCTTTGGAGTCATAGAGAAGGGGGAAGATGCACAGAGCTCACCTACAGAGGTCTACGCTCAGGGTAGAGGAGTAGCGGAATATCAGGGTCCTCGCAGTCGGCAGTCATCGAGGTCCCTTTCTAATGTGGAACAGTCCTCAGAGAACGAAG CTGTGGATCCCAAAGTTGTCTCCATTGCCAACCGAGTTGCTGAAATTGTTTATTCCTGGCCGCCTCCAGAAGAACCCCGGAAGAATGGAAGACGCGCCAAGCTTGACGGGTCTATTAAACTGGGTTACCCCCCTCAGCCCGAGTGCTCCCAGTCTACAGCTGCAAGCGCCAAGAAAG ATGAAGAAGACCAAAACATAGCCAAAATCGTTGAGCTGCTGAAATATTCAGGGGATCAGTTGCAAAGAGAG ctggagagagagaagggtttGATGAACAGCTTCCAGGATGGGCTGGCCTACTCTGATTTCAAGACCATTACCGACCAGTTCCTAAGGGGTGTGGACACCAGGGGAGAATCCGAGGTCAAAGCTCAGAGCTTTAAGGCCGCTCTCGCGATAGACGTCATGGCCAAACTCACTGCCATCGACAACCACCCCATGAATAGGGTGCTGGGCTTTGGAACCAAGTACCTGAAAGAGAACTTCTCACCCTGGGTCCAGCAGCATGGTGGATGG
- the BCL2L14 gene encoding apoptosis facilitator Bcl-2-like protein 14 isoform X3 has product MCTTSACDLEEIPLDDDDPNSIEFKILAFYVKQHVFKNTSTVISPKPLRTRSLSQKVVASCSENDSWTQVPWPCRNSKSSEKTINLAKKKSSWRTLFGVIEKGEDAQSSPTEVYAQGRGVAEYQGPRSRQSSRSLSNVEQSSENEAVDPKVVSIANRVAEIVYSWPPPEEPRKNGRRAKLDGSIKLGYPPQPECSQSTAASAKKDEEDQNIAKIVELLKYSGDQLQRELEREKGLMNSFQDGLAYSDFKTITDQFLRGVDTRGESEVKAQSFKAALAIDVMAKLTAIDNHPMNRVLGFGTKYLKENFSPWVQQHGGWEKVFGISHEELD; this is encoded by the exons ATGTGCACCACCAGTGCATGTGACCTGGAGGAGATCCCCCTGGATGATGATGACCCAAACAGCATAGAATTCAAAATCTTGGCGTTCTATGTCAAACAACATGTCTTCAAGAACACCTCTACTGTCATCTCACCAAAGCCGCTGAGAACAAGAAGTTTGTCCCAGAAAGTAGTGGCGAGTTGTTCAGAAAACGATTCATGGACACAGGTGCCGTGGCCTTGCAGAAATTCCAAATCCAGTGAGAAGACTATAAACCTTGCCAAGAAAAAGTCTTCTTGGAGAACACTCTTTGGAGTCATAGAGAAGGGGGAAGATGCACAGAGCTCACCTACAGAGGTCTACGCTCAGGGTAGAGGAGTAGCGGAATATCAGGGTCCTCGCAGTCGGCAGTCATCGAGGTCCCTTTCTAATGTGGAACAGTCCTCAGAGAACGAAG CTGTGGATCCCAAAGTTGTCTCCATTGCCAACCGAGTTGCTGAAATTGTTTATTCCTGGCCGCCTCCAGAAGAACCCCGGAAGAATGGAAGACGCGCCAAGCTTGACGGGTCTATTAAACTGGGTTACCCCCCTCAGCCCGAGTGCTCCCAGTCTACAGCTGCAAGCGCCAAGAAAG ATGAAGAAGACCAAAACATAGCCAAAATCGTTGAGCTGCTGAAATATTCAGGGGATCAGTTGCAAAGAGAG ctggagagagagaagggtttGATGAACAGCTTCCAGGATGGGCTGGCCTACTCTGATTTCAAGACCATTACCGACCAGTTCCTAAGGGGTGTGGACACCAGGGGAGAATCCGAGGTCAAAGCTCAGAGCTTTAAGGCCGCTCTCGCGATAGACGTCATGGCCAAACTCACTGCCATCGACAACCACCCCATGAATAGGGTGCTGGGCTTTGGAACCAAGTACCTGAAAGAGAACTTCTCACCCTGGGTCCAGCAGCATGGTGGATGG